Proteins encoded in a region of the Scrofimicrobium sp. R131 genome:
- a CDS encoding metal-dependent transcriptional regulator → MTEDYLKTLYAAEERGEDGLGVTDLARAMGVVASTASENVRKLQQQGLVSHAPYQRAHLTESGRRAAIMIIRRHRILETYLYSRLGYDWDEVHREAEVLEHAVSDKLLARMSAALGHPTRDPHGDPIPPVEGGGGALSRRSLSEVAVGEEAVVERISDADPALLRYLDSLGVVLDAHLAIVERADFAGTTTVQVTPPADWEPRQRDSLQPGVGPGQQQEFALGDRAVEAIWVSADPR, encoded by the coding sequence ATGACGGAGGATTACCTCAAGACTCTCTACGCGGCAGAAGAGCGAGGCGAGGATGGGCTGGGGGTCACTGACCTGGCCCGGGCGATGGGCGTGGTGGCCTCAACCGCTTCGGAAAATGTCCGGAAGCTCCAGCAGCAGGGGCTGGTCAGCCACGCTCCCTATCAACGTGCCCACCTGACCGAATCCGGTCGGCGGGCAGCCATCATGATTATCCGGCGCCACCGGATCCTGGAGACCTACCTCTACTCGCGCCTGGGTTACGACTGGGACGAGGTGCACCGGGAAGCTGAAGTCCTGGAACACGCGGTCTCGGACAAGCTCCTGGCTAGAATGTCGGCGGCGCTCGGTCACCCCACCCGGGACCCCCACGGGGATCCCATCCCACCGGTCGAGGGGGGAGGCGGCGCCCTGTCCCGTCGCTCCTTGAGCGAGGTGGCCGTCGGCGAGGAAGCCGTCGTTGAGCGGATCAGCGATGCCGATCCGGCCCTCCTGCGCTACCTCGATTCACTCGGGGTGGTGCTGGACGCGCACCTGGCGATTGTCGAGCGGGCCGACTTTGCCGGCACGACCACCGTGCAGGTAACTCCGCCGGCAGACTGGGAGCCACGCCAGCGCGACTCCCTCCAACCCGGAGTGGGGCCGGGACAGCAGCAAGAGTTTGCCCTGGGTGACCGGGCGGTGGAGGCGATCTGGGTTTCAGCTGACCCGCGGTGA
- a CDS encoding vitamin K epoxide reductase family protein, translated as MTPSKTAPQLSRPVAIALLLFAVIGLGASFLLLKSELELLADPAANLGCDINPLIACSDSLMTPQAHLLGVPNSMIGMMAFSALVALAVTLAAGVRLPRWIWGGLGVGTLVAMVYVLYFLLQSLLTFRALCPYCMIVWAATIGIFTIVWAALFAGGMFGGRGVALGRSVLRFWPLVVLAMYLLVVLAIVLSLPDKIGYLL; from the coding sequence GTGACCCCCTCGAAGACCGCACCGCAGCTCTCTCGCCCGGTGGCGATCGCCCTCCTCCTGTTTGCGGTGATCGGACTCGGCGCGTCGTTCCTCCTGCTGAAGTCGGAACTGGAACTCCTGGCCGATCCGGCCGCCAATCTCGGGTGCGACATCAACCCGCTGATTGCCTGCTCGGACTCGCTGATGACCCCCCAGGCACACCTGCTGGGGGTGCCCAACTCGATGATCGGGATGATGGCGTTTTCGGCTTTGGTGGCGCTGGCGGTCACCTTGGCAGCCGGGGTGCGACTGCCCCGGTGGATCTGGGGCGGCCTGGGCGTGGGCACCCTGGTGGCGATGGTGTACGTCCTGTACTTCCTGCTTCAATCCCTGCTGACCTTCCGGGCCCTGTGCCCCTACTGCATGATCGTCTGGGCTGCCACCATCGGGATCTTCACCATTGTGTGGGCAGCCCTGTTTGCCGGGGGCATGTTTGGGGGCCGCGGGGTGGCGCTGGGCCGGTCCGTGCTCCGCTTTTGGCCGCTGGTGGTCCTGGCCATGTACCTGCTGGTTGTGCTCGCGATCGTCCTGTCTTTGCCGGACAAGATTGGATACCTGCTGTGA